The following proteins are encoded in a genomic region of Anas acuta chromosome 28, bAnaAcu1.1, whole genome shotgun sequence:
- the IGSF9 gene encoding LOW QUALITY PROTEIN: protein turtle homolog A (The sequence of the model RefSeq protein was modified relative to this genomic sequence to represent the inferred CDS: inserted 6 bases in 6 codons; deleted 5 bases in 3 codons; substituted 1 base at 1 genomic stop codon), translating into MRWWLRAAFLSLLAGTGAEGSGPSGAVVGRVGDSAVLGCDLLGARQSRPPLYVIEWVRVGFVLPIFIKFGLYSPRVDPEYLGRVRIEEGASLRIDLLRAEDQGWYECRVLFLDRPSADADFQNGTWIHLTVNAPPTFLETPPAFVEVRDREALSLTCTAIGNPQPVVIWKRSDLAVQSGDAVQVRNGTLSIAVVERASAGTYTCHASSKEGTITHTTRVLVQGPPVIVVPPQNVTVNISQDAFLAXQAEAYPGNLTYTWFQGSSNVFHLSHLQARVRVLVDGSLLLQRATPDDAGKYTCVASNGLWKPPSASAFVTVLYPAQVTTMLPETHLPKGMRGVIRCPPGPTPPCSPSAGRRDGRPLELGKLPAGRATXWLIVIATGNDDALGVYTCXPYNSYGTAGASAPCVALAGPPAFTVRPKEEYFQEVGRELVVPCVAHGTPHPPSPGEGKEHTGCPGTSSSQGRAVPGGWNGSLVFRPLVKEQHGRWECTATNPVASVSTATSVHVLGTSPHAVTNVSVLPLLLAANISWEPGFDGGYFQRFSVWYTPLAKHPPRAHHDWVSLSVPPGAQHLLVENLQPDTSYQFSVLAQNKLGSGPFSQIVTSVPRGFPVTTVPPEPPAMTVHVFLSPPQALSANETSXGVLLRWEPPAQLSVALSGYALELRQDKGGWXVLERSIPGTESQVLVPGLIKDAFYEFRLVAFAGSYISDPSNTVNVSTAGMEVYPSRTQLPELLPQPVLAGVIGGICFLSVAVIFSTVAACIMNRRRAARIQKRRQDPPLVFSPSQKLPAPHPSHGAGSPAGVATKLKLQPSPCPSLRRALLWGEKAGTSLGLSIAGAGSGYAVYESHLGEHGGDPGPLERIRRGPDGRFVVETTQKESAFAPPPRDPTPRGPQPEDEEEEEEEEKEPVWHQGVALRPRPPGDPPAPSGRRRGRYFGYGSSSPVPEAAALCIVDVSPVASAATLPYSPGPPSTRWDSLPLQGXPHPGRRQPPSLPRPPXAPSGILQYLSLPFFKEMCVDGDAPPPRTPRSSPPLPPSTPGGGPDCTDPCAKAAAPPAATLLQPPKLPLGPSKASLPGPPAWPAPQEPTHRGAPPGSRTETGDVPPPEKLPRGSLTSQSSGRGSASFLRPPSLAPSLGGPGPGTPPGDGGSWQEGKVSTEPALSGAGKRRDTSVDESYEWDAEVTLASDLLAALQLYRAGAPPRPLSTIALQDLERQQQHPPAVGMANRGPSYGLSREVQQKIDRQYDPELEQVLVRWMMGQCGGDIPQPAPGRDGFQQWLKDGTVLCRLINSLYPRGQGPVAKIQASTMAFKQMEQISQFLQAAERYGIAATDIFQTVDLWEGKNMACVQRTLMNLGSLAVAKGDGLFVGDPNWFPKKSQENRRVFSEDKLKEGQNVIGLQMGTNRGASQAGMTGYGMPRQIL; encoded by the exons ATGCGGTGGTGGCTACGTGCGGCCTTCCTCAGCCTGCTCGCCGGCACCGGGGCTGAGG GCAGCGGGCCGAGCGGGGCCGTGGTGGGCCGCGTCGGGGACAGCGCGGTGCTGGGCTGCGACCTGCTGGGTGCCCGCCAGAGCCGCCCGCCGCTCTACGTCATCGAGTGGGTGCGCGTCGGCTTCGTCCTCCCCATCTTCATCAAGTTCGGCCTCTACTCGCCCCGCGTCGACCCCGAGTACCTCG GTCGCGTGCGGATCGAGGAAGGCGCCTCGCTGCGCATCGACCTGCTGCGTGCCGAGGACCAGGGCTGGTACGAGTGCCGCGTGCTCTTCCTCGACCGGCCCAGCGCCGACGCCGACTTCCAGAACGGCACCTGGATCCACCTCACCGTCAACG CGCCCCCCACCTTCCTGGAGACCCCCCCAGCCTTCGTGGAGGTGCGGGACCGGGAGGCACTGAGCCTCACCTGCACGGCCATCGGCAACCCCCAGCCCGTGGTCATCTGGAAGCGGAGCGACCTGGCCGTGCAGAGCGGGGACGCGGTGCAG GTGAGGAACGGGACGCTGAGCATCGCCGTGGTGGAGCGTGCCAGCGCGGGCACCTACACGTGCCACGCTTCCAGCAAGGAGGGCACCATCACCCACACCACCCGCGTGCTCGTGCAGG GGCCGCCCGTCATCGTGGTGCCGCCACAGAACGTCACCGTTAACATCTCTCAGGATGCCTTTCTGG TCCAGGCCGAGGCGTACCCGGGAAACCTCACCTACACCTGGTTCCAGGGCAGCAGCAACGTCTTCCACCTCAG CCACCTCCAGGCCCGGGTGCGCGTCCTGGTGGACGggagcctcctgctgcagcgAGCCACCCCGGACGACGCCGGCAAATACACCTGCGTCGCCAGCAACGGGCTCTGGAAGCCACCTTCAGCCTCAGCCTTCGTCACGGTGCTGT atCCGGCGCAGGTGACCACCATGCTCCCGGAGACCCATTTGCCCAAGGGGATGCGGGGCGTGATCCGGTGCCCACCAGGGCCAACCCCCCCCTGCTCTCCGTCAGCTGGACGGCGGGACGGGCGCCCGCTGGAGCTGGGCAAG CTCCCGGCTGGTCGCGCGACCTGATGGCTCATCGTCATCGCCACGGGGAACGATGACGCGCTGGGGGTGTACACGT ACCCCTACAACAGCTACGGCACCGCCGGCGCCTCCG CGCCGTGCGTGGCTCTTGCAGGACCCCCCGCCTTCACCGTGCGCCCCAAGGAGGAATACTTCCAGGAGGTGGGCCGGGAGCTGGTGGTCCCCTGCGTGGCCCATGGGACCCCCCACCCACCATCACCTGGGGAAGGTAAGGAGCACACTGGGTGTCCTGGGACATCATCGT CGCAGGGCAGAGCGGTGCCAGGTGGATGGAACGGCAGCCTGGTTTTCCGTCCCCTCGTCAAGGAGCAGCACGGGCGCTGGGAGTGCACGGCCACCAACCCGGTGGCCAGCGTCAGCACCGCCACCTCGGTCCACGTCCTGG GGACCAGTCCCCACGCTGTCACCAACGTCTCggtgctgccgctgctgctggcgGCCAACATCTCCTGGGAGCCG GGCTTTGACGGGGGCTACTTCCAGAGGTTCAGCGTCTGGTACACGCCGCT GGCGAAGCACCCGCCCCGTGCCCACCACGACTGGGTGTCGCTCTCGGTGCCGCCGGGGGCTCAGCACCTCTTGGTGGAGAACCTGCAGCCGGACACCAGCTACCAGTTCAGCGTCCTGGCCCAGAACAAACTGGGCAGCGGCCCCTTCAGCCAGATCGTCACCTCCGTGCCCAGGG GCTTCCCAGTGACCACAGTGCCTCCGGAGCCACCGGCCATGACCGTGCACGTCTTCCTGTCCCCGCCGCAGGCCCTGAGCGCCAACGAGACGT CGGGGGTCCTGCTGCGCTGGGAGCCCCCGGCCCAGCTCTCGGTGGCGCTGAGCGGCTACGCCCTGGAGCTGCGGCAGGACAAGGGcggct aggtgctggagcgcTCCATCCCCGGCACGGAGAGCCAGGTGCTGGTGCCAGGGCTCATCAAG GACGCCTTCTATGAGTTCCGCCTGGTGGCCTTCGCGGGCAGCTACATCAGCGACCCCAGCAACACGGTGAACGTCTCCACGGCAG GCATGGAGGTGTACCCGTCCCGCACCCAGCTCCCCGAGCTGCTCCCGCAGCCGGTGCTGGCGGGGGTCATCGGTGGGATCTGCTTCCTCAGCGTGGCCGTCATCTTCAGCACCGTGGCCGCCTGCATCATGAACCGCCGGCGCGCCGCGCGCATCCAGAAGCGAAGGCAAG ATCCACCGCTCGTCTTCTCCCCCAGCCAGAAGCTCCCTGCTCCGCA cccttctcACGGCGCTGGTAGCCCGGCTGGTGTGGCAACCAAGCTGAAGCTGCagccctccccctgccccagcctgcgCCGGGCGCTGCTTTGGGGCGAAAAAGCCGGCACCAGCCTGGGGCTCAGCATCGCCGGGGCCGGGTCCGGCTACGCCGTCTACGAGAGCCACCTGGGGGAGCACGGGGGGGACCCCGGCCCCCTGGAGCGCATCCGCCGCGGCCCCGACGGCCGCTTCGTGGTGGAGACCACCCAGAAGGAGAGCGCCTtcgcccccccgccccgggacCCC ACACCCAGGGGACCCCAACCGGAGgacgaggaagaggaggaggaagaggagaaggagcccGTTTGGCATCAGGGGGTGGCGTTGCGACCCCGgccccccggggacccccccgcaCCCTCCGGCCGCCGTCGGGGCCGTTATTTCGGCTacggcagcagcagccccgtgcccgaAGCGGCCGCCCTGTGCATCGTCGACGTCAGCCCCGTGGCCTCCGCCGCCACTCTGCCTtacagccccggcccccccagcacccgcTGGGACTCGCTGCCCCTCCagg ccccccaccccggccgccgccagccccccagcctgccgcggcccc cggccccgagcGGCATCCTGCAGTACCTGAGCCTGCCCTTCTTTAAGGAGATGTGCGTGGATGGAGAC GCCCCCCCCCCGAGGAccccccgcagcagccccccgctcccccccagcaccccggggggggggccggaCTGCACGGACCCATGTGCCAAGgccgcggccccccccgccgccaccctcctgcagccccccaagCTGCCCCTGGGCCCTTCCAAGGCCTcgctgcccggcccccccgccTGGCCGGCCCCCCAGGAACCGACCCACCGTGGTGCCCCCCCCGGCAGCAGGACTGAAACTGGGGATGTGCCCCCCCCGGAGAAGTTGCCACGGGGCAGCTTGACCAGCCAGAGCAGCGGCCGGGGCAGCGCTTCCTTCCTGCGCCCCCCCTCCTTGGCACCATCCCTGGGGGGGCCCGGCCCTGGTACCCCCCCGGGGGACGggggcagctggcaggagggcaAGGTGAGCACGGAGCCAGCCCTGAGCGGTGCGGGGAAGAG GAGGGACACCTCGGTGGACGAGAGCTACGAGTGGGACGCGGAGGTGACGCTGGCCTCCGACCTCCTGGCCGCCCTCCAGCTCTACCGtgccggagcccccccccggcccctctccaCCATCGCCCTCCAGGACCTcgagcggcagcagcagc ACCCCCCAGCCGTCGGCATGGCCAACCGGGGACCGTCGTACGGGCTGAGCCGGGAGGTGCAGCAGAAAATCGACCGGCAGTACGACCCCGAGCTGGAGCAGGTGCTGGTGCGCTGGATGATGGGGCAGTGCGGCGGTGACATCCCGCAACCCGCGCCCGGCCGCGACGGCTTCCAGCAGTGGCTCAAGGACGGCACC GTGCTGTGCCGGCTCATCAACAGCCTGTACCCGCGGGGCCAGGGGCCGGTGGCCAAAATCCAGGCGTCCACCATGGCCTTCAAGCAGATGGAGCAAATCTCGCAGttcctgcaggcggccgagcgCTACGGCATCGCCGCCACCGACATCTTCCAGACGGTTGACCTGTGGGAAG GGAAGAACATGGCATGCGTGCAGAGGACCCTGATGAACCTGGGCAGCCTGGCGGTGGCCAAGGGCGACGGGCTCTTCGTGGGAGACCCCAACTGGTTCCCCAA GAAATCCCAGGAGAACCGGCGCGTCTTCTCCGAGGACAAGCTGAAGGAGGGGCAGAACGTCATCGGGCTGCAGATGGGCACCAACCGGGGCGCCTCGCAGGCGGGCATGACGGGCTACGGCATGCCCCGCCAGATCCTctga
- the DUSP23 gene encoding dual specificity protein phosphatase 23 isoform X1: MVEPPNFSWVAEGRLAGLAMPREPGHYRFLLGQGVRHLVSLSERPPPHHGCCPAVQLHRIRVPDFSPPTPGQIQSFLQLVEEANGRGEAVAVHCLLGHGRTGTLLACYLVKARALSGAAAIREIRRLRPGSIETREQEEAVIQFHQHLSVGRDPEEA; this comes from the exons ATGGTGGAGCCCCCCAACTTCTCGTGGGTGGCGGAGGGGCGGCTGGCGGGGCTGGCGATGCCGCGGGAACCGGGGCATTACCGGTTCCTGCTGGGCCAGGGCGTGCGGCACCTGGTGTCCCTGTCGGAgcggccccccccccaccacggCTGCTGCCCCGCGGTGCAGCTCCATCGGATCCGCGTGCCCGACTTCAGCCCCCCGACCCCCGGGCAGATCCAGAGCTTCCTGCAGCTGGTGGAGGAGGCCAACGGGCGTGGGGAG GCGGTGGCGGTGCACTGTCTGCTGGGCCACGGGCGCACGGGCACGCTGCTGGCCTGCTACCTGGTGAAGGCGCGGGCGCTGAGCGGCGCCGCCGCCATCCGGGAGATCCGCAGGCTGCGGCCGGGCTCCATCGAGACGcgggagcaggaggaagccgTCATCCAGTTCCACCAGCACCTCAG cgttggaagggaccccgAGGAGGCGTGA
- the DUSP23 gene encoding dual specificity protein phosphatase 23 isoform X2, which translates to MVEPPNFSWVAEGRLAGLAMPREPGHYRFLLGQGVRHLVSLSERPPPHHGCCPAVQLHRIRVPDFSPPTPGQIQSFLQLVEEANGRGEAVAVHCLLGHGRTGTLLACYLVKARALSGAAAIREIRRLRPGSIETREQEEAVIQFHQHLR; encoded by the exons ATGGTGGAGCCCCCCAACTTCTCGTGGGTGGCGGAGGGGCGGCTGGCGGGGCTGGCGATGCCGCGGGAACCGGGGCATTACCGGTTCCTGCTGGGCCAGGGCGTGCGGCACCTGGTGTCCCTGTCGGAgcggccccccccccaccacggCTGCTGCCCCGCGGTGCAGCTCCATCGGATCCGCGTGCCCGACTTCAGCCCCCCGACCCCCGGGCAGATCCAGAGCTTCCTGCAGCTGGTGGAGGAGGCCAACGGGCGTGGGGAG GCGGTGGCGGTGCACTGTCTGCTGGGCCACGGGCGCACGGGCACGCTGCTGGCCTGCTACCTGGTGAAGGCGCGGGCGCTGAGCGGCGCCGCCGCCATCCGGGAGATCCGCAGGCTGCGGCCGGGCTCCATCGAGACGcgggagcaggaggaagccgTCATCCAGTTCCACCAGCACCTCAGGTAG
- the LOC137845709 gene encoding serum amyloid P-component-like — protein sequence MQHGGSRVPLVPHSGAGAWVRGVRGDMGTPQLRLLVLAGLFGLAALEDLVNQVFVFPWETKDSYVVLRAKPEQPLLNFTVCLRSYTDLTRPHSLFSYATETQDDEILLFKPKPTEYRFHVGGKSVTFRVPESFLGSEHVCASWESPTGIVRFWLNGKAWPRKGLQQGYAVGAEAVILLGQEQDTFGGGFKARHSFVGEISDVYMWDRELTTGEVGAAMYNTPSPTPIFGWRNLPYKIHGKVYLKGDPRASPALP from the exons ATGCAGCACGGTGGCTCCCGGGTCCCCCTCGTCCCCCACAGCGGTGCCGGTGCCTGGGTTCGGGGGGTgcgtggggacatggggacaccgcAGCTCCGCCTCCTCGTCCTTGCAGGGCTCTTCGGCCTCGCTGCCCTGGAAG ACCTGGTGAACCAAGTGTTCGTGTTCCCGTGGGAGACCAAGGACTCCTACGTGGTGCTGCGGGCGAAGCCGGAGCAGCCGCTGCTCAACTTCACCGTGTGCCTGCGCTCCTACACGGACCTCACGCGGCCCCACAGCCTCTTCTCCTACGCCACCGAGACGCAGGACGACGAGATCCTCCTCTTCAAGCCCAAACCCACCGAGTACCGCTTCCACGTGGGGGGCAAGTCCGTCACCTTCCGCGTCCCCGAGAGCTTTTTGGGGAGCGAGCACGTCTGCGCCAGCTGGGAGTCCCCCACCGGCATCGTGCGCTTCTGGCTCAACGGGAAGGCCTGGCCCCgcaaggggctgcagcagggctacGCGGTGGGCGCCGAGGCCGTgatcctgctggggcaggagcaggataCCTTCGGGGGGGGCTTCAAAGCCCGTCACTCCTTCGTGGGGGAGATCTCGGACGTCTACATGTGGGACAGGGAGCTGACCACCGGGGAGGTGGGGGCCGCCATGTACAACACCCCCTCGCCCACCCCCATCTTCGGCTGGAGGAATTTGCCCTACAAGATCCACGGCAAGGTGTACCTCAAGGGTGACCCCagggccagccctgccctgccctga
- the LOC137845519 gene encoding serum amyloid P-component-like: MGSLRLWLAVLAGLSGVTAQEDLYRKVFVFRTDPSDAYVVLRAKPEQPLLNFTVCLRSYTDLTRPHSLFSYATKAQDNEILLFKPKPTEYRFYVGGKSVTFRVPESRGDWEHVCASWESATGIAEFWLNGKPWPRKGLQRGYAVGAEAVIMLGQEQDAFGGGFDVYNSFTGELADVHLWDTGLSPDKMRASYQSLRLPPALLAWRSLSYETKGDVVVKPRLREVLGR, from the exons ATGGGCAGCCTGCGGCTGTGGCTCGCCGTCCTCGCTGGCCTCAGCGGTGTCACCGCCCAGGAAG acctCTACCGAAAGGTGTTCGTTTTTCGGACCGACCCCAGCGATGCCTACGTGGTGCTGCGGGCGAAGCCGGAGCAGCCGCTGCTCAACTTCACCGTGTGCCTGCGCTCCTACACGGACCTCACGCGGCCCCACAGCCTCTTCTCCTACGCCACCAAGGCGCAGGACAACGAGATCCTCCTCTTCAAACCCAAACCCACCGAGTACCGCTTCTACGTGGGGGGCAAGTCCGTCACCTTCCGCGTCCCCGAGAGCCGCGGGGACTGGGAGCACGTCTGCGCCAGCTGGGAGTCGGCCACCGGCATCGCCGAATTTTGGCTCAACGGGAAGCCCTGGCCCCGCAaggggctgcagcggggctACGCGGTGGGCGCCGAGGCCGTGATcatgctggggcaggagcaggatgcCTTCGGGGGGGGCTTCGACGTCTACAACTCCTTCACAGGCGAGCTGGCCGACGTCCACCTGTGGGACACGGGGCTGTCCCCAGACAAGATGCGAGCCAGCTACCAGTCCCTGCGCCTGCCGCCCGCCCTGCTGGCCTGGAGGAGCTTGAGCTACGAAACCAAGGGGGACGTGGTGGTGAAACCGCGGCTCCGGGAGGTTCTGGGGCGCTGA
- the ACKR1 gene encoding atypical chemokine receptor 1: protein MGNCIPVSPKVLQNETFVDLLDLLGNFTTDEDYLMDYSSSEPCHNAYCPFFQRAAPAFLATTCVAAALATGALLVALAKRPHAWPCHRALVAQLAVATGLFAALLPAVAAGIVQGWRLGAGACKVTQLLWHCSVFAQGLLVASGCCSGVWSHWEPRSQRLAACIWLGALLLAVPAALAGGTVAAPETSCIHRNVDVFSPVYLLHLASCLCVFLLLPAVLLVATLVRVGRGGGWGSGLGASWLFFVFWVPYGVGLAVDFLLYAEVLRYTCSIFERFDYALGLCEALGVLHCCLAPAVLLATGLCHRKVDADGGF, encoded by the exons ATGGGCAACTGCATCCCAGTG AGCCCCAAAGTCCTGCAAAATGAAACCTTCGTGGACCTGCTGGACCTCCTGGGCAACTTCACCACCGACGAGGACTACCTGATGGACTACTCCTCCTCCGAGCCCTGCCACAACGCCTACTGCCCCTTCTTCCAGCGCGCAGCCCCCGCTTTCCTGGCCACCACCTGCGTCGCCGCCGCCCTGGCCACCGGCGCGCTGCTGGTGGCCTTGGCCAAGCGTCCCCACGCGTGGCCGTGCCACCGAGCCCTGGTGGCCCAACTGGCGGTGGCGACCGGGCTCTTCGCCGCGCTGCTgccggcggtggcggcgggcaTCGTGCAGGGCTGGCGGCTGGGCGCGGGGGCTTGCAAGGtcacccagctgctgtggcacTGCAGCGTCTTCgcccaggggctgctggtggccagcGGGTGCTGCAGCGGCGTCTGGAGCCACTGGGAGCCCCGCAGCCAGCGCCTGGCTGCATGCATCTGGCTCGGGGCGCTGCTGCTGGCCGTGCCGGCCGCGCTCGCCGGCGGCACGGTGGCGGCTCCGGAGACGAGCTGCATCCACCGAAACGTCGACGTCTTCTCGCCCGTCTACCTGCTGCACCTGGCTTCGTGCCTCTGcgtcttcctgctgctgccggccgtgctgctggtggccacgCTGGTCCGCGTGGGGcgaggagggggctgggggtccgGGCTTGGAGCGAGCTggcttttctttgtgttctgGGTGCCCTATGGCGTGGGGCTGGCCGTGGATTTCCTCCTGTACGCCGAGGTGCTGCGGTACACCTGCAGCATCTTCGAGAGGTTTGATTACGCCCTGGGGCTGTGCGAGGCGCTGGGGGTGCTGCACTGCTGCCTGGCGCCCGCCGTGCTGCTGGCCACCGGGCTCTGCCACCGCAAGGTGGACGCTGACGGCGGCTTCTGA